The following proteins come from a genomic window of Actinacidiphila yeochonensis CN732:
- a CDS encoding IclR family transcriptional regulator — MAAEGAGPQGSQGPGSQGSQGSQVKSAVRTVELLEFFASRPGMHSLAAVQEAVGYPKSSLYMLLRTLVELGWVETDATGTRYGIGVRALLVGTSYIDGDEVVAAARPALDRLADETSETIHLARLDGASVVYLATRQSQHYLRPFTRVGRRLPAHSTSLGKALLATYTDEQVRTMLPETLEPLTEHTHTDREKLIEELGRIREQGYAVDREENTLGLRCFGVAIPYRTPARDAVSCSVPVARLTQGHEETIKDTLFDARDRLLLATRRL, encoded by the coding sequence ATGGCTGCCGAGGGAGCCGGTCCACAGGGTTCACAGGGCCCGGGTTCGCAGGGTTCGCAGGGTTCGCAGGTCAAGTCCGCGGTCCGCACGGTGGAGCTGCTGGAGTTCTTCGCGAGCCGCCCCGGCATGCACAGCCTCGCCGCCGTCCAGGAGGCGGTCGGCTACCCCAAGTCCAGCCTGTACATGCTGCTGCGCACCCTGGTGGAGCTGGGCTGGGTGGAGACGGACGCCACGGGCACCCGCTACGGCATCGGCGTGCGCGCCCTGCTGGTGGGCACCTCCTACATCGACGGCGACGAGGTGGTGGCCGCCGCCCGGCCGGCGCTGGACCGGCTCGCGGACGAGACCAGCGAAACGATCCACCTGGCACGGCTGGACGGCGCCAGCGTGGTCTACCTCGCCACCCGCCAGTCGCAGCACTACCTGCGGCCCTTCACCCGGGTCGGCCGGCGGCTGCCGGCGCACTCCACGTCGCTGGGCAAGGCGCTGCTGGCCACGTACACCGACGAGCAGGTGCGCACGATGCTGCCGGAGACGCTGGAGCCGCTGACCGAGCACACGCACACCGACCGCGAGAAGCTGATCGAGGAGCTGGGCCGCATCCGCGAGCAGGGCTACGCGGTGGACCGGGAGGAGAACACCCTCGGCCTGCGCTGCTTCGGCGTGGCGATCCCGTACCGCACGCCGGCCCGGGACGCGGTCAGTTGCTCGGTTCCGGTGGCCCGGCTCACCCAGGGCCACGAGGAGACGATCAAGGACACCCTCTTCGACGCGCGCGACCGGCTGCTGCTGGCCACCCGGCGGCTGTGA
- a CDS encoding class I SAM-dependent methyltransferase, whose product MPNSQRDSHKDLIERRRSSFGAAARAYAEHRPGYPREAVRWALERAAATRPGGEGRTAKGALDVLDLGAGTGKLTAVVAALGHRVTAVEPDAEMIAELRRLYPDVTTRQGDAERIPLPDASVDAVVVGQAFHWFDQDRALPEITRVLRPGGVVAGLWNADDDRVEWVRGLVAVSPAEVSTVSWGDGPGVGAHPLLGRLEVELFTHRVRHTVDSLLAVIGTHSHQLTLEPAALAEESARIRAYLEGCPETASGPFDLPLTTRVEVRIRTGNFTGS is encoded by the coding sequence ATGCCGAACAGCCAGCGTGACAGCCACAAGGACCTGATCGAGCGCCGCCGCTCCTCCTTCGGCGCCGCCGCCCGCGCCTACGCCGAGCACCGCCCCGGCTACCCGCGCGAGGCGGTGCGGTGGGCCCTGGAGCGGGCCGCCGCCACCCGGCCCGGCGGCGAAGGGCGCACGGCAAAGGGCGCGTTGGACGTCCTCGACCTCGGAGCGGGCACCGGCAAGCTCACCGCCGTGGTCGCGGCGCTCGGCCACCGCGTCACGGCCGTGGAGCCGGACGCCGAGATGATCGCCGAACTGCGCCGCCTGTACCCGGATGTGACGACACGTCAGGGTGACGCGGAGCGGATACCGCTGCCGGACGCCTCGGTGGACGCGGTGGTCGTCGGCCAGGCGTTCCACTGGTTCGACCAGGACCGCGCGCTGCCCGAGATCACCCGGGTACTGCGGCCGGGCGGCGTGGTCGCCGGGCTGTGGAACGCCGACGACGACCGGGTGGAGTGGGTGCGCGGCCTGGTCGCCGTGTCGCCGGCGGAGGTCTCGACCGTGTCCTGGGGGGACGGCCCCGGCGTCGGCGCGCATCCGCTGCTGGGCCGGCTGGAGGTGGAGCTGTTCACCCACCGGGTGCGGCACACCGTCGACTCGCTGCTGGCCGTCATCGGCACCCACTCGCACCAGCTGACCCTCGAACCGGCCGCGCTGGCCGAGGAGTCGGCGCGTATCCGGGCCTACCTCGAAGGCTGTCCGGAAACCGCCTCGGGCCCCTTCGACCTGCCGCTCACCACCCGGGTGGAAGTCCGGATCAGGACAGGGAATTTTACCGGTTCCTGA
- a CDS encoding 5-dehydro-4-deoxyglucarate dehydratase — protein MTLPAPAPLADRLDGLLFFPVTAFGPDGALDLDTFRTHVRRGVEAGAAAVFVACGTGEFHALAPEEFRACVAAAVAEAAGRVPVVAGAGYGTALAVQYAALAEEAGADGLLAMPPYLVVADQAGLLRHYTALAAATPLDVVVYQRDNAVFTPETVVALARVPNIVGLKDGVGDLDLMQRIISAVRTELPGRPFRYFNGLPTAELTGLAYRGIGVTLYSSAVFAFAPEIALAFHRALADGDDATVTRLLDGFYRPLVDLRNKGRGYAVSLVKAGVRLRGLDVGGVRPPLSEPAPEHVEELAGLVERGLALLDGH, from the coding sequence ATGACCCTGCCCGCCCCAGCCCCACTCGCCGACCGCCTCGACGGCCTGCTGTTCTTCCCGGTGACCGCCTTCGGCCCGGACGGCGCCCTGGACCTCGACACCTTCCGCACCCACGTACGGCGCGGGGTGGAGGCCGGCGCGGCGGCGGTGTTCGTCGCCTGCGGCACGGGCGAGTTCCACGCGCTGGCCCCCGAGGAGTTCCGCGCCTGCGTCGCCGCGGCCGTGGCGGAGGCCGCCGGACGGGTGCCCGTGGTGGCCGGCGCCGGCTACGGGACCGCGCTCGCCGTCCAGTACGCGGCGCTCGCCGAGGAGGCCGGCGCCGACGGGCTGCTGGCCATGCCGCCCTACCTCGTCGTCGCCGACCAGGCGGGCCTGCTGCGCCACTACACCGCGCTCGCCGCGGCCACCCCGCTGGACGTCGTGGTCTACCAGCGCGACAACGCCGTCTTCACCCCGGAGACCGTGGTGGCGCTCGCCCGGGTCCCCAACATCGTCGGCCTCAAGGACGGCGTCGGCGACCTCGACCTGATGCAGCGGATCATCAGCGCCGTCCGCACCGAACTGCCCGGTCGCCCCTTCCGCTACTTCAACGGCCTGCCCACCGCCGAGCTCACCGGCCTCGCCTACCGCGGCATCGGCGTCACCCTCTACTCCTCCGCGGTGTTCGCCTTCGCCCCCGAGATCGCCCTCGCCTTCCACCGGGCGCTGGCCGACGGCGACGACGCCACCGTCACGCGGCTGCTCGACGGCTTCTACCGGCCCCTGGTGGACCTGCGCAACAAGGGCCGCGGGTACGCCGTCTCGCTGGTCAAGGCCGGGGTGCGGCTGCGCGGGCTGGACGTGGGCGGGGTCCGGCCGCCGCTGTCGGAGCCGGCGCCCGAGCACGTCGAGGAGCTGGCCGGACTCGTCGAGCGGGGCCTGGCCCTGCTCGACGGGCACTGA